From one Anabas testudineus chromosome 21, fAnaTes1.2, whole genome shotgun sequence genomic stretch:
- the spegnb gene encoding SPEG neighbor protein — protein sequence MSKAKAAPPPGCTLNINDPQVQEAAIRIQASYRGHRSRKELREKGPPKILQDLKDVVLVEGSAAKLECRVSAFPDPFIVWSKDGKQLKDGPKYRYVFEDPDFVAIVVRDGVLADLGKYTVTIKNPFGETSGSASILVEVPAKVSKGPDNNKAKRGTTVVLKAEISGEPPPNVAWLKDGDDIEEDDRVFFDVGDTNTILTIKNARVSDAGKYEVFVENSLGTDQSFARVDIL from the exons ATGTCTAAAGCGAAGGCTGCACCCCCTCCTGGGTGCACTCTCAACATCAATGATCCTCAGGTCCAGGAGGCGGCTATTCGAATCCAGGCCTCATATCGCGGCCACAG GTCACGTAAAGAGCTGCGAGAAAAAGGCCCTCCCAAGATTCTGCAGGACCTTAAAGATGTGGTTCTTGTTGAGGGCAGCGCTGCAAAGCTGGAGTGCAGAGTTAGCGCATTCCCAGATCCTTTCATTGTCTGGTCCAAAGACGGCAAACAGCTGAAGGACGGTCCCAAGTACCGCTATGTGTTCGAAGACCCAGATTTTGTGGCGATCGTAGTTCGAGATGGGGTTCTGGCTGATCTGGGAAAATACACTGTCACCATTAAGAATCCATTTGGAGAGACATCGGGATCTGCTAGTATTCTGGTGGAGG TCCCTGCTAAGGTTTCTAAAGGCCCAGACAACAATAAAGCCAAGAGAGGGACGACAGTGGTGCTTAAGGCTGAAATAAGTGGAGAACCTCCTCCGAATGTTGCCTGGCTCAAAGACGGAGATGACATTGAAGAAGACGACAG GGTATTCTTCGATGTGGGAGACACCAACACAATCTTAACCATCAAAAACGCAAGGGTGTCTGATGCCGGCAAATATGAAGTGTTTGTGGAGAACAGTCTGGGCACAGACCAGTCCTTTGCACGCGTGGACATACTCTAA
- the spegb gene encoding striated muscle-specific serine/threonine-protein kinase, which translates to MRKAEVQMTLKKGADEAVAPSSPIIPPKRSKASSEQIVPEPQGPGYPTPTPPFFMRKMRNAAVGTGCDIRLKVTVAGDPQPSLYWYHNDELLNMENQEYGGFWIRDCKPSDAGLYTCIANNHLGEARSSAVLAVLDLGEDSETTEDEGGEQFETKDDSRDVEDQAVHRVMAKCLEDDSRTHQDEDHSNTTRKLSEDYSRESPPQVLPPPSPRLVRRTSPSPMSNRSGSTTPISLRKKIVVPTEYQDTVPGEFEEKIKQPKSVSQSSTQDSRPQTPLSEYSRKDFTLRPSPKLTRASSKIFEKVRGLEERRRSLDIPEGSISGRSWAGFNHAGSVDSDDGGSRLGISRESSREDLREALKEDAAERRSMFRQRAASLEEKPRYSQKVQDIENKFTEELQRIKKLVGKPHLKKSFSTEQLTLKGKQRQPLRKIEPIPPQVLQKLQERERTQWAKEQREIDLSQKPIQQQQQTQQQQHISQLQKSPSTGLTTVTVSRFGEVAGTPESVQLTDLPGQRSVRELSRVSPITEIIQRSSSPALYHQQREESPNRNVAEMMLRKVERRPPSPLVQRVSRVQESPPIQESVVQTSQKNETPGKKTPIEVIVRKLENRPESPLVQKRAAIVQDLSVQPPLKPARMSPVTLVEEKMEAELTKPALKIRVPTIIVEDEKMEVDVLVKTSEPKQITSSAKEGQQKTKKSRRPRPMSPEQDSSDDSYVSAGEDPLEAPVFEFPLQDTVASAGADVLLKCIIAGTPIPEVTWTKDNTSVTGVANYTVKVEGERHSLLIKSAEISDGGKYCVTAVNQVGKASSSATLTVKGGYVQEHKGNLGIPMDISSPITSDEEYLSPLEESMDFGGPEPRRTIDTQFRKPPSFLATMSDQSVIEGQGVTMSVRISGQPKPMLYWLRDRVTVKTGPRHIVRETEDGTFVMTIKSAVRSDSGIYTCKIINEYGTKQCEGKLEVKAPPIEPGLAVIRPVKDITAKAGETVLFECHVIGPKDTDVDWLADGKLIQPALLNCKMHFNGRKCRLLLNSVHEDDSGTYMCKISTAKDEVTSFGKLKVIPSLEPLFTRKLDILEVIEGRNARFDCKVSGTPSPKVTWSHFDRPLTESEDIRMLQEGGRHSLIISHVTTEDEGVYTVIARNIHGVAESTAELYIQEPRPAISSQMAKLEKMPSIPEEPEVPENEVERFTMPDFIKPLYDLDVIEGKEAVLKCKVAGLPYPTIIWFHNGKKIESTEDRKMTQFRDVHSLVIRSVCHAHGGVYKSVISNKIGKATCYAHLYVTDILPDPPDGAPVIESITGKTITLSWKKPRRLDPSIDPSSLMYAIQQQALGSIQWTIIASGLKETIYTISTISKGVRYAFRILTITSKAFSKPSPATDPVQLLDRGPYLQEAPVIIDKPEIVYVMENQSVSITITLNHVNAAVIWKRGGVVLVSKPGLYEMTMPDDDQHTLKLLKVKSSDIGEMVFVASNKYGSDSCTFNVEMAAPPTFETIMEDLDVCAGETPRFAVVVEGKPIPDILWFKNDTLLSESSHYTFVYDDKECSLVVLNARPEDSGVYTCTARNLAGSVSCKAELTIHEAKSKEDSMDDEETILRKMRRLTDYYDIHKEIRRGAFSYVKRVTQKVGKTEYAAKFISTRAKKKASALREMNLLSKLDNGRVIYFHDAFEKKNAVIIVTEICHEELLDRFTKKSTVMESDVRSCIRQVLEGLDYLHHLNIIYLDIKPDNILMADPHSDQIRICDFGNAVGITPDEAQYCKYGTPEFVAPEIVNQTPVSKATDIWPVGVLAYLCLTGVSPFAGENDRSSLMNIRNYNVAFEERMFADLCREAKGFIIKLLVPDRLRPDTQECLRHPWFKTLTKGKALSTDALKKFVSRRKWQRSLISYKSKMVMRSIPELLNDSSSHISIAVPRHLKEGSPLPSSSSDSDEDIDELPFIPMPLNMEFSGSRMSLNDIQTNEEETGKQNGTSTWSGSPVQAQEPMECESKEMDKEGIEFTGKGHQRKRASQDNERGSSDEELPAELPQKSELSRKPLRRGSSMESDKPEGGRRRGELRRGGSADSALLLRITPEEGSGEGNQEDGRRVLKKAVSMELPKRSTSPGTAKMSQEDYALKLELMRQRLLRGGSVDNKMSGLRGPLLETLGMGDEKRAISSDRYSRTARLCPPPLTRAASSDSPRDEVPKPKVLRKSASFSQGDSEPIALHRRSGAPLEIPLAQVEERRLKEAISMSALTEQTKLDSRPVTPREPSPRPPTPESVRQESPTKTECEESFMEKEIKQDENVNEKMDGLTTDSNFDERSSTSGFSEKDMSISEEPLIESEYTGQTLPTPPLEVQSSSLEEKMEEGEEGEKLQEERKETMKEEEKRDVSESIAKENVTVGNAEEEVKTPAKASDMIITTSSVKVRPTEENSHASANVVSTYVTPSLPARVVLPDGRTSAYASIMQTIIVPSVQSLENPALGPSIPVVVPATTLSTASTETVLPTYSPASMSPALPSPPKPGIMPTTEHPAVYSRVASPETITKEPSPPKTTTHSSSKQELSTGVDFEDITSEEVFEARFKKRESSLSRSLRFLSRSKNEDKSPASSDSTESGEEIYRPSPVGAPLQLAQRRLEEKSKSVQDLREAQKDQGFMRRLSMRLKRTPSSERKDETSKEEESVALRRRLSWTLGRRGSQDKKEVETMRVDGGGDAVEQDEKEVKKPNESPVLAMRRKIESTVAGISTRIRSYSEERRASEEKEQKKTPILSILRRATSESRATKVGSIPQNQLASQTSNGASTESLDSMSSLKSETSKGVDAERRSRWDRWGLTRGRRDKTISQPDIPTAISRESSSLRSRQYSRLASDFPPVFHIKLRDHVLLEGDPVTLSCLPAGSPHPHISWMKDKKPLEIDARMNLIACPDGRQLLMIMQTTKKDAGVYECVATNPLASVSSSCTISLARLPNRPGTPEIPQKYNNTALVLWRPSDTMAPCTYSLERKAEGETNWLIVATGVADCYYNVVDLPAGGSFRFRVACVNKAGQGPYSNLSEVVSLDTTEPVKSSATVVVKTAPATAVPPPVVMMSSMKVPPMKPATSKSTTGTPVPSTTSAPTPSVPKSVSPITIKPTVPIGTSNAAVSPSISTAPSDHTPVQTTTTVATTPAKAKTTLSISVGKPQTKLTPPPVVPPKPQSPVNAFPPIITKSPSPVPQPAPAIGKPISSVPMYVPSATARATQSSSTPTTCTVSVPPVTVSPPVVVVQSLTPVLQGADIRSAPSGRVTPTGRVTPSGRRTPLSKPGEGSLRQGVPQKPYTFMDEKARGRFGVIRECRENATGNLFMAKIVPYEADSKQTVLQEYDILKSLHHDRIMALHEAYVTPRYLVLISEYCSGKELLCSLIDRFRYSEDDVVTYIVQILQGLDYLHTRRILHLDIKPDNIIVTYMNVIKIIDFGTAQTYNPLFLKQFNPPIGTLEYMSPEMLKGDVVGPPADIWNVGVLTFIMLSGRSPFMENDPQETEARIQGAKFDLSKLYQNVSQSASLFLKKILCSYPWARPSIKDCFSNSWLQDAYLMRLRRQTLTFTTTRLKEFLADQQRRREEVATKHKVLLRSYQSSPQTPTSPATPNVPTLTTTPVTQ; encoded by the exons ATTCCGAAACAACTGAGGATGAAGGTGGAGAGCAATTTGAGACCAAAGACGACAGTAGAGATGTTGAAGACCAGGCTGTGCATAGAG TGATGGCAAAATGTCTAGAAGATGACAGTAGAACACATCAAGACGAGGATCACTCAAACACAAccag GAAACTGTCGGAGGATTATTCCAGAGAATCTCCTCCCCAAGTCCTTCCACCTCCATCGCCAAGGCTTGTCAGACGCACCTCCCCCTCTCCAATGTCAAATCGTTCTGGTTCAACTACACCTATCAGTTTGCGGAAGAAGATTGTTGTGCCAACTGAGTACCAAGACACAGTGCCTGGGGAGTTTgaagaaaaaattaaacaacCAAAATCTGTGTCCCAAAGTAGCACCCAGGACTCCCGACCTCAGACTCCACTGAGTGAGTACTCTCGGAAAGATTTTACACTAAGACCCTCCCCAAAGCTTACCAGGGCAAGCTCAAAGATTTTTGAGAAGGTTCGTGGCCTAGAAGAACGGAGACGAAGCCTTGATATTCCAGAAGGTTCCATATCAGGAAGATCCTGGGCAGGGTTCAATCATGCTGGATCTGTTGATTCAGATGATGGAGGAAGCCGGTTGGGCATCTCTAGGGAAAGTTCAAGGGAAGATCTTAGAGAGGCTCTGAAAGAGGATGCTGCTGAACGGAGATCTATGTTCAGACAGAGAGCTGCGTCGCTGGAGGAGAAACCTCGCTACTCCCAAAAAGTTCAGGACATCGAGAACAAGTTCACAGAGGAGCTTCAGCGCATTAAGAAACTTGTTGGAAAACCCCATCTGAAGAAATCGTTTTCAACGGAACAGCTCACCTTGAAGGGCAAGCAGCGCCAGCCCTTAAGGAAAATTGAACCTATTCCTCCACAAGTCCTTCAAAAACTTCAAGAAAGAGAACGTACCCAGTGGgcaaaagaacaaagagaaattGATCTAAGTCAGAAACCaatacagcaacaacagcaaacacagcaacaacagcataTATCCCAGCTCCAAAAGTCACCAAGCACTGGTTTAACAACTGTAACAGTCAGTAGATTCGGAGAGGTTGCAGGAACCCCAGAGTCTGTGCAGTTGACGGACTTGCCAGGACAACGATCAGTGAGAGAATTAAGTAGAGTCAGTCCCATTACAGAAATCATTCAAAGATCATCATCTCCAGCTTTGTATCACCAACAAAGGGAAGAGTCACCTAATAGAAACGTTGCTGAGATGATGTTACGAAAAGTTGAAAGAAGGCCTCCAAGTCCACTTGTACAAAGGGTATCACGAGTGCAAGAATCTCCACCCATCCAAGAGTCTGTTGTGCAAACGTCCCAAAAGAATGAAACTCCTGGGAAAAAGACTCCAATAGAAGTAATAGtaagaaaattagaaaacaggCCTGAAAGTCCACTCGTACAAAAAAGAGCTGCTATTGTTCAAGATCTTTCTGTTCAACCTCCTCTGAAACCCGCAAGGATGTCACCAGTCACTCTAGTGGAGGAAAAAATGGAAGCCGAGTTAACAAAACCAGCCTTAAAGATAAGAGTTCCCACCATTATTGTtgaagatgaaaagatggaAGTTGATGTTCTAGTGAAGACAAGTGAGCCTAAGCAGATTACTTCTAGTGCCAAAGAGGGACAACAGAAGACCAAAAAGAGCCGCCGCCCTCGACCCATGTCTCCTGAACAAG ATTCTTCAGATGACTCGTACGTGTCCGCCGGAGAAGACCCATTGGAGGCCCCCGTGTTCGAGTTTCCTCTCCAGGACACTGTAGCATCTGCCGGTGCAGATGTGCTACTGAAATGTATCATTGCCGGCACTCCCATTCCTGAAG TTACCTGGACAAAAGACAACACCAGTGTCACTGGTGTTGCAAATTACACAGTCAAAGTGGAGGGTGAACGACACAGTCTGCTCATCAAATCAGCTGAAATAAGCGATGGTGGAAAATACTGTGTAACTGCTGTTAATCAGGTGGGCAAAGCCTCCAGCAGCGCCACTCTTACAGTTAAAGGAG GCTATGTACAGGAGCATAAAGGAAACCTGGGCATTCCTATGGATATCAGCAGCCCTATTACATCTGATGAGGAATATCTTAGTCCCCTGGAGGAAAGCATGGATTTTGGAGGGCCAGAACCAAGGCGAACTATTGATACACAATTCAGGAAACCCCCTTCATTCCTG GCTACAATGAGTGATCAATCTGTCATTGAAGGACAGGGGGTCACCATGTCTGTCCGTATAAGTGGACAACCCAAACCCATGCTCTACTG GCTGAGGGATAgagttacagtaaaaacagGTCCCCGACACATTGTGCGTGAGACAGAAGATGGCACTTTTGTAATGACAATCAAGTCAGCAGTGAGGTCAGACAGTGGGATTTACACCTGTAAGATTATTAATGAGTACGGAACGAAGCAGTGCGAAGGGAAGCTGGAGGTCAAAG CTCCACCCATTGAGCCAGGTCTGGCTGTCATCCGTCCAGTCAAGGACATCACAGCCAAGGCTGGAGAGACAGTTTTGTTTGAGTGTCATGTCATCGGGCCGAAGGACACCGATGTGGACTGGCTTGCAGATGGGAAACTGATCCAGCCCGCATTGCTCAACTGTAAGATGCACTTTAATGGAAGAAAGTGCCGGCTGCTGCTGAACTCAGTACACGAGGATGACAGTGGGACATACATGTGCAAGATCAGCACAGCTAAAG ATGAAGTGACCTCATTTGGAAAACTCAAAGTCATCCCCTCCCTTGAGCCACTCTTTACCCGCAAGTTGGACATTCTGGAAGTGATTGAGGGGCGTAACGCTCGATTTGACTGTAAAGTCAGTGGAACACCATCTCCTAAGGTCACCTGGAGTCACTTTG ACCGTCCACTCACAGAAAGTGAGGACATTCGTATGCTTCAGGAAGGCGGTCGCCACTCTCTCATCATTTCTCACGTGACCACAGAGGATGAGGGTGTGTACACTGTCATAGCCCGTAACATTCATGGTGTGGCGGAGAGCACTGCAGAACTTTACATACAGGAACCGCGTCCAGCCATCTCATCACAGAT GGCTAAACTGGAGAAGATGCCGTCCATCCCAGAGGAGCCAGAGGTCCCAGAGAATGAGGTGGAGCGTTTCACCATGCCTGACTTCATCAAACCCCTTTATGACCTGGATGTTATTGAAGGAAAAGAGGCTGTGCTCAAATGCAAAGTGGCTGGTTTGCCATACCCCACCATCATCTGGTTCCACAACGGCAAAAAGATTGAGAGCACAGAGGACAGAAAGATGACTCAGT TTCGTGATGTCCACAGCTTGGTCATCCGCTCTGTGTGTCATGCCCATGGTGGTGTCTACAAGAGTGTTATTTCAAACAAAATAGGCAAGGCTACTTGCTATGCTCATCTCTACGTCACGG ATATCCTCCCTGATCCACCTGATGGAGCTCCAGTGATAGAGTCCATCACTGGTAAAACCATCACCTTGAGCTGGAAGAAACCCAGGAGGCTCGACCCTTCCATTG ATCCTAGTTCTTTGATGTATGCCATCCAACAACAAGCCCTTGGCTCTATCCAGTGGACCATCATAGCTTCTGGCCTGAAGGAGACGATCTACACCATCAGCACCATCTCCAAAGGGGTTCGCTATGCTTTCAGGATCCTGACCATCACCTCCAAGGCTTTCAGCAAGCCTTCACCTGCCACTGATCCAGTGCAGCTCCTGGACCGAG GTCCATATCTTCAAGAGGCTCCAGTTATTATTGATAAGCCAGAAATTGTATATGTAATGGAAAACCAGTCAGTCAGCATCACCATTACTCTCAACCATGTCAACGCTGCAGTCATCTGGAAGAG GGGGGGAGTAGTCCTGGTCAGCAAGCCAGGCCTGTATGAGATGACAATGCCAGATGATGACCAGCACACACTGAAACTGCTGAAAGTGAAGAGTTCTGACATCGGAGAGATGGTGTTTGTGGCCTCTAACAAATATGGCAGTGACAGCTGCACCTTCAATGTGGAGATGGCAG CTCCACCAACATTTGAAACTATCATGGAGGACTTGGATGTTTGTGCTGGGGAGACCCCTCGCTTTGCTGTGGTTGTGGAGGGCAAACCCATTCCTGACATCCTTTGGTTCAAG AATGATACCCTGCTGTCTGAGAGCAGTCATTACACATTTGTGTACGATGACAAAGAATGTTCCCTGGTGGTCTTAAATGCTCGTCCTGAAGACTCTGGGGTGTATACCTGCACTGCCAGGAACTTAGCAGGTTCTGTGTCCTGTAAAGCTGAGCTCACCATTCATGAAG CTAAAAGTAAAGAGGACTCAATGGACGATGAGGAGACTATTCTAAGGAAAATGCGCAGGCTGACGGACTACTATGATATCCATAAAGAAATCAGAAG GGGCGCATTTTCCTATGTGAAACGTGTGACTCAGAAGGTGGGCAAAACAGAGTATGCTGCAAAGTTTATCTCCACTCGGGCTAAGAAGAAGGCATCAGCTTTGAGAGAGATGAACCTGCTTTCTAAGCTGGACAATGGGAGAGTCATTTACTTTCATGATGCCTTTGAGAAAAAGAATGCAGTCATCATCGTTACTGAAAT CTGCCACGAAGAGCTGCTTGacagatttacaaaaaaatctaCTGTAATGGAGTCGGAT GTACGGTCGTGTATAAGACAAGTGCTTGAGGGACTGGATTATCTTCACCATCTAAACATCATATACCTGGACATCAAG CCTGATAATATCCTCATGGCCGACCCCCATAGTGATCAGATCAGAATCTGCGACTTTGGCAACGCTGTGGGGATCACCCCTGATGAAGCTCAATACTGCAAATATGGCACACCAGAATTTGTTGCACCAGAAATCGTCAATCAGACACCTGTGTCAAAAGCAACAGACATCTG GCCTGTAGGAGTCCTAGCATATCTATG TCTGACTGGAGTTTCTCCATTTGCGGGAGAGAATGACCGCAGCTCTTTAATGAACATCCGGAACTATAATGTTGCCTTCGAAGAGAGGATGTTTGCTGACCTCTGCAGAGAGGCTAAAGGGTTCATCATCAAACTGCTCGTACCAGACAGACT GAGACCTGATACTCAGGAATGTCTCAGACACCCCTGGTTCAAG ACACTTACCAAGGGAAAGGCCTTGAGTACAGATGCCCTTAAGAAGTTTGTATCTCGCAGAAAATGGCAG CGTTCGTTAATCAGCTATAAATCCAAAATGGTCATGAGGTCCATACCTGAGTTGCTAAATGATTCCTCCAGCCATATCTCCATCGCTGTTCCCCGGCACCTTAAAGAGGGTTCACCTTTACCATCGTCATCCTCGGATTCTGATGAAGACATTGATGAACTTCCATTTATTCCAATGCCACTTAACATGGAATTCTCTGGATCAAGGATGTCCCTAAACGACATCCAAACcaatgaggaggaaacagggaAACAAAATGGAACAAGTACATGGTCAGGGTCCCCTGTTCAAGCACAAGAGCCTATGGAGTGTGAGTCTAAAGAAATGGACAAAGAAGGTATTGAATTCACAGGTAAAGGCCATCAGCGGAAAAGGGCGTCACAAGACAATGAAAGAGGGTCTTCCGATGAAGAATTACCTGCTGAATTGCCACAAAAGTCTGAGTTATCTAGAAAACCACTACGAAGGGGTTCAAGCATGGAGTCAGACAAACCAGAGGGTGGACGGAGAAGAGGAGAACTGAGACGTGGAGGCTCAGCTGACAGTGCATTGCTGCTCCGGATTACACCTGAGGAAGGAAGTGGAGAAGGAAACCAAGAGGATGGCAGGAGAGTTCTGAAGAAAGCAGTCTCTATGGAACTACCAAAGAGGAGCACTAGCCCAGGAACAGCCAAAATGAGTCAAGAAGACTATGCTCTTAAATTGGAGCTGATGAGACAGCGTCTGCTTCGTGGTGGCTCTGTAGACAACAAAATGAGTGGACTGAGAGGACCTCTGCTGGAAACATTAGGAATGGGAGATGAAAAACGTGCAATATCCTCTGATCGCTACTCACGCACTGCTCGTTTGTGCCCACCTCCACTAACCAGAGCTGCGTCCAGTGATTCCCCAAGGGATGAAGTTCCCAAACCCAAAGTTTTACGCAAAAGTGCTTCTTTCAGTCAAGGTGATTCAGAACCTATAGCTTTACACCGCCGGTCAGGAGCTCCTTTGGAGATCCCCCTGGCGCAGGTAGAAGAAAGAAGGCTAAAGGAGGCTATATCTATGTCAGCTCTGACTGAGCAAACCAAGCTAGACTCCCGTCCAGTGACTCCTAGGGAACCTTCACCAAGGCCACCAACTCCAGAGTCTGTTAGACAGGAGAGTCCAACCAAAACAGAATGTGAGGAATCCTTCATGGAGAAAGAGATAAAGCAAGATGAGAATGTAAATGAGAAGATGGATGGGCTGACTACAGATAGTAATTTTGATGAGAGGTCAAGCACAAGTGGTTTCTCAGAAAAAGACATGAGCATATCAGAAGAGCCGCTGATTGAATCAGAGTATACAGGTCAGACGCTTCCTACACCTCCTCTTGAGGTCCAGAGCTCTAGTTTAGAAGAGAAGAtggaagagggagaagaaggagaaaaattgcaagaagaaaggaaagaaactatgaaagaagaagagaaaagggatGTTAGTGAATCAAttgcaaaagaaaatgttactgTAGGAAATGCAGAAGAGGAAGTAAAAACACCTGCTAAAGCTTCTGATATGATCATAACTACAAGCTCAGTTAAGGTGAGACCCACGGAAGAAAATTCCCATGCCTCAGCAAATGTTGTGTCAACGTATGTAACACCCTCGCTTCCTGCTCGAGTTGTTCTTCCAGATGGAAGGACTTCAGCGTATGCCAGTATTATGCAGACCATCATAGTTCCTTCAGTTCAGTCTCTTGAAAACCCAGCTTTAGGCCCCTCCATACCAGTTGTTGTTCCAGCCACCACATTATCCACAGCATCAACTGAAACAGTTTTACCTACATATTCACCTGCCAGCATGTCTCCTGCTTTACCAAGTCCACCAAAGCCAGGCATCATGCCAACCACCGAACACCCTGCTGTGTACTCCAGGGTAGCATCACCAGAAACGATCACAAAAGAACCCAGTCCACCAAAGACTACCACGCATTCCTCATCCAAACAAGAGCTTTCAACAGGGGTGGACTTTGAGGATATTACCTCTGAAGAAGTATTTGAGGCTCGCTTCAAAAAACGCGAGTCTTCTCTCTCAAGAAGTCTAAGATTTTTGTCACGGTCTAAGAATGAAGACAAATCACCCGcttcctcagactccacagagTCAGGTGAGGAGATATACAGACCTAGCCCAGTTGGTGCACCATTACAGTTAGCACAAAGGAGACTTGAAGAGAAGTCAAAGTCAGTCCAGGACCTACGTGAAGCTCAAAAGGACCAAGGTTTTATGAGAAGGCTCTCTATGCGCCTAAAGAGAACTCCGTCAAGTGAGCGCAAGGATGAAACGtccaaagaagaagaatcagTTGCTCTAAGGCGAAGGCTTTCTTGGACTCTTGGTCGAAGAGGATCACAGGACAAGAAGGAAGTGGAGACGATGCGCGTTGATGGTGGTGGTGACGCCGTGGAACAAGATGAAAAGGAGGTTAAGAAACCTAATGAGTCACCAGTCTTGGCGATGCGAAGGAAGATTGAATCAACGGTGGCAGGGATCTCCACCAGAATTCGTAGCTACTCTGAGGAAAGGAGAGCAtcagaggagaaggagcagaagaAGACACCTATTCTTTCCATACTTCGTCGGGCAACATCAGAGAGCCGTGCTACGAAGGTTGGCAGCATTCCTCAGAACCAGCTGGCGTCTCAGACAAGCAATGGTGCCTCAACAGAGTCTCTAGACTCTATGTCCAGCCTCAAATCAGAAACATCAAAAG GTGTGGACGCGGAGCGCAGATCCCGTTGGGATCGGTGGGGCCTGACCAGAGGGAGGCGAGACAAGACAATATCACAGCCAGACATACCAACAGCAATCTCAAGAGAAAGTAGTTCCTTACGTTCACGCCAGTACTCCAGACTGGCTTCTG ATTTTCCTCCAGTATTCCACATCAAGCTGAGAGATCATGTCCTACTGGAGGGCGATCCAGTCACACTCAGCTGTCTGCCTGCAGGCAGCCCCCACCCACACATCTCCTGGATGAAAG ATAAGAAGCCCCTGGAGATTGATGCCAGGATGAACTTGATTGCCTGCCCTGATGGCCGGCAGCTACTGATGATCATGCAGACGACCAAAAAGGATGCAGGCGTTTATGAATGTGTGGCTACAAACCCTCTGGCTTCTGTGTCCAGCTCTTGCACAATATCTCTTGCTC GTCTACCTAACCGTCCTGGAACCCCTGAGATTCCTCAGAAGTACAACAACACAGCTCTGGTATTGTGGAGGCCCTCAGACACTATGGCCCCCTGCACATACTCTCTAGAGAGAAAAGCTGAGG GTGAGACAAACTGGCTTATCGTGGCTACAGGAGTAGCAGACTGTTATTACAATGTAGTTGACCTGCCAGCAGGGGGCTCCTTCAGATTCAGGGTGGCATGTGTCAACAAAGCCGGTCAAGGCCCCTACAGCAACCTCTCAGAGGTAGTGAGCCTGGATACTACAG AACCAGTTAAATCCAGTGCTACTGTGGTGGTCAAGACTGCTCCCGCAACGGCTGTTCCTCCCCCTGTGGTGATGATGTCATCCATGAAAGTGCCTCCCATGAAACCAGCTACTAGTAAATCAACTACAGGGACACCTGTCCCTTCTACTACTTCAGCTCCTACTCCATCTGTGCCTAAATCTGTGTCTCCAATAACCATCAAACCCACTGTTCCAATTGGTACAAGcaatgctgctgtttctccatCCATTAGTACGGCCCCCTCTGATCATACTCCTGTTCAAACCACCACAACTGTTGCAACCACGCCAGCAAAAGCCAAGACCACCCTTAGCATAAGTGTGGGTAAACCTCAAACCAAGCTGACGCCGCCACCTGTTGTTCCACCCAAACCTCAAAGCCCTGTTAATGCATTCCCCCCCATCATCACGAAATCCCCATCTCCTGTACCTCAACCTGCACCTGCTATTGGCAAACCAATTTCATCTGTGCCAATGTATGTGCCATCTGCGACTGCCCGAGCTACTCAGTCTAGTTCCACACCAACAACCTGCACAGTCTCAGTCCCTCCCGTGACTGTCTCACCACCTGTGGTGGTGGTACAGAGCTTGACACCTGTCCTGCAGGGAGCGGACATCCGGAGCGCCCCATCTGGGCGGGTCACCCCAACTGGAAGAGTCACACCTTCGGGGCGCAGGACGCCATTGAGCAAGCCTGGAGAAGGATCTCTGCGCCAGGGAGTTCCACAGAAACCTTACACCTTCATGGATGAGAAAGCAAG GGGCCGTTTTGGCGTGATCCGCGAGTGCCGGGAGAACGCCACAGGCAATCTATTTATGGCTAAGATTGTTCCGTATGAGGCAGACAGCAAGCAGACAGTGCTGCAGGAATACGACATCCTCAAGTCCCTTCACCATGACAGGATCATGGCTCTGCATGAAGCTTATGTCACGCCGCGCTACCTCGTGCTTATCTCTGAGTACTGCAGTGGAAAAGAGTTGCTCTGCAGTCTCATAGACAG gttCCGCTACTCTGAGGATGATGTGGTGACTTACATTGTGCAGATCCTCCAGGGTCTGGACTACCTCCATACTCGACGCATCCTCCACCTGGACATCAAGCCAGACAACATTATTGTCACTTACATGAATGTCATCAAGATCATAGACTTTGGCACTGCTCAGACGTACAACCCTCTCTTCCTCAAGCAGTTCAACCCTCCCATTGGAACCCTCGAGTACATGT CTCCAGAAATGTTGAAAGGGGATGTGGTGGGCCCTCCAGCTGACATCTGGAATGTGGGTGTACTGACTTTCATCAT GTTAAGTGGGAGGTCACCTTTCATGGAAAATGACCCTCAGGAGACTGAAGCCAGGATCCAGGGGGCAAAGTTCGACCTCTCCAAACTCTACCAGAATGTGTCCCAAAGTGCCTCTCTGTTTCTCAAGAAGATCCTGTGTAGCTACCCGTG GGCCCGGCCATCTATCAAGGACTGCTTCAGTAACTCCTGGCTTCAGGATGCCTACTTGATGCGCCTTCGCAGGCAGACTCTCACCTTTACAACCACCCGTCTCAAGGAATTCTTGGCCGACCAGCAGCGCAGGCGAGAGGAGGTGGCCACCAAGCACAAAGTTCTCCTGCGGTCCTATCAGAGTTCACCACAAACGCCCACCAGCCCCGCCACACCAAACGTGCCAACCTTAACCACCACTCCAGTTACCCAGTGA